The region ATTAAACTCTCCATAAACTGCAATATGCTCTTTTACAACTGGTCTAAAAGCTTCACAGATTTTTTCATAAGTTTCTTGAGAACCACAAGTTCTTAATACAGTATTAGAGAAGTTAGCATGCATACCAGAACCATTCCAATCCATATCTTTACCTAAAGGCTTCGGGTGGTATTCTATATAGTAACCATATTGTTCTGTTAATCTATCAAGAAGGTATCTTGCTATCCATATTTCGTCACCAGCCTTTTTTGCACCTTTTGCAAATAATTGAAACTCCCATTGTCCAGAAGCTACTTCTTGGTTGATACCTTCAAAGTTTAAACCAGCATCAATACAAAGATCAGCATGTTCTTCAACTAAATCTCTACCATGTGTATTCTTTCCACCAACAGAGCAATAATACATCCCTTGAGGCGCAGGATAACCACCAATAGGAAACCCTAATGGTAATTGTGTTTTGGTATCCATAATAAAATATTCTTGCTCAAAACCAAACCAGAAATCATTGTCTTCATCTTCAATAGTTGCTCTTCCATTAGAGATGTGAGGAGTTCCATCTGCATTTAAAACTTCAGTCATCACTAAATAACCATCTCTTCTAGCTGGATCTGGATAAATAGCTACTGGTTTTAAAAGACAATCTGAAGATCCACCTGACGCTTGCTTGGTTGAGCTTCCGTCAAAAGACCAAATGGGACAATCTTCTAATTTTCCACTAAAGTCATTTTCAACTTTAGTTTTACTTCTCATGTTTTGTGTTGGAAAGTAACCATCCAGCCAGATGTACTCTAATTTTGATTTACTCATGATAAAAATTCGTTTTTGGTATTAATTTTAGCAAATATAGAATAATTTTAAAATCACCCATTAAAAAATAAGGGTCAAAATATAATTTTTATTAAAAGACTGTTGATAACCCTATTTTTTTTAGGGTATATCATTTTAGGTGTATAAAAATTTGTAATTTCGTAAAATAATTAATTTAAAAAGAAGATATGTCAACACTAAGATTTCATGCCATAAAAGAATCTTTAAAACATAAACCTATAGTTATTAAGGAAAAACAGCGTCGCTCTGAGATTTTCGGTGCTAATGTATTTGGTGAGGCTACTATGCGTCAATATTTAACCAAAGAGGCATTGTCCAGTGTTATGGATGCCATTCAATTTGGAAAAAAAATAGATCGTGTTATAGCGGATCACATTTCTACAGGAATGAAAGAATGGGCAATTTCTAAAGGAGCTACACATTACACACATTGGTTTCAACCTTTAACAGGTGCTACTGCAGAAAAACATGATGCATTTTTTGAAACTATTGGTAATGGGTTAGCAATAGAAAAATTTGGTGGTGGGCAGTTAGTGCAACAAGAACCAGATGCCTCAAGTTTTCCAAATGGTGGTATTAGAAACACCTTTGAAGCAAGAGGATATACTGCTTGGGATCCTACCTCTCCAGCTTTTATTTATGGTACAACTTTGTGTATTCCTACTGTATTTGTGGCTTACACAGGAGAGGCTTTAGACTATAAAACACCTTTATTAAGAGCATTACAAGCTGTAGATAGCGCAGCAGTCGCAGTCTGCAAATATTTTGATAAAAATGTAAAAAAAGTTAATGCGTCTTTAGGTTGGGAACAAGAATATTTTTTGATAGATCGTGATTTGGCAATGTCAAGACCAGACATTGTGCAAACAGGTCGTACTTTGTTAGGACATTCTCCTGCTAAAGGTCAGCAATTAGATGACCATTATTTTGGAACCATACCTAATCGTGCCATGTCTTTTATGCGCGATTTAGAAACCGAATGTATGTTATTAGGTATTCCGGTTAAAACTAGACATAATGAGGTGGCTCCAAATCAATTTGAATTAGCGCCAATTTATGACGAAGCTAATTTAGCAGTAGACCATAATTCCTTATTAATGGATGTTATGGATAAAATTGCAGACCGACATAATTTTAAAGTCTTATTTCATGAAAAACCTTTTGCAGGTGTTAATGGATCAGGAAAGCATAACAATTGGAGTTTAAGTACAGATACAGGTGTTAATTTATTAAGTCCAGGAAAAACACCTATGAGTAATCTTCAGTTTTTAACCTTCTTTATTAATACTATAAAAGCAGTGCATGAAAACGAAGAATTGCTACGTGCTTCAATAGCATCAGCAAGTAATGACCATCGATTAGGTGCTAACGAAGCGCCTCCTGCAATAATATCTGTATTTATAGGAGCGCAATTAACAAAAACGTTAAATGAGTTAGAAAATGTAACCGATGGTAAGTTGTCTCCAGAAGAAAAAACTGACCTTAAATTAAATGTAGTCGGTAAAATACCAGATGTGTTATTAGATAATACAGACAGAAACCGTACGTCTCCTTTTGCCTTTACAGGAAATAAATTTGAGTTTAGAGCAGTAGGTTCTACTGCCAATTGTGCCAATCCAATGACGGTTTTAAATGCTATTGTAGCTAAGCAACTTATAGATTTTAAAAGAGAAGCTGATGCATTGATAGATAAAAAAGGAATGAAAAAAGATGATGCGGTCTTCAATGTATTAAGAGAATACATAAAACAATCTAAAGCTATTTTATTTGAAGGAAATGGATATGGAGAAGCGTGGGAGAAAGAAGCAAAAAAACGAGGATTAAGTAATAATAAAACAACTCCAGACGCTTTAAAAGCCAGAATATCTAAAAAAACGTTGCAATTGTTTGATGAATTAGGTGTCATGAATACTATTGAAGCTGAAGCGCGTTATGAAATAGAAATAGAAGAATACACAATGCGTATACAGATTGAAGGACGTGTTTTAGGTGACATTGCTCGTAACCATATTGTGCCAACAGCTGTAAAATATCAAAACTTACTAATAGACAATGTTAAAGGATTGAAAGAAATTTATGGTAACGACTATAAAAAACTTGCCCAAGAGCAGCTAAATTTAATTGAAGAAATTTCAAGTCATATTGCCAATATTAACTCTAATGTTACAAAGATGACTGAAGCGCGTAGAAAAGCTAATTCTATTACAAACGAAACTAAAAAAGCATTAGAGTATTGTAAAACAGTTAAACCCTTGTTTGATGATATTAGGTACCATTGCGACAAGTTAGAGTTGTTAGTGGATGACGAGTTATGGCCACTTACAAAATATAGAGAGTTATTATTTACAAAATAGAATTTTCAAACTTTACTTTTAAAGCCTTTCTATCTAGAAAGGCTTTTTTTTTGTAACAGGAATTACTAGTAAGTTTTACATTACAACGATTAAATTGTAAGCTTATCGAAAAAAAAGTCTCATTCTTCAAAAGCGCTTTTATGCTGCGAATATTTGACTTAGATTTATGATGCTATTAATCAATATATTTAAACATGAAAAAAATTTTTCTCAGCGCAGCTGCGCTCATGTGTGGGACAATAATGTTCGCACAATCTAACGTCAGTGATGTAGATCAAACAGGTACTTCCAATGATGCTGACGTTTTCCAACAAGGTGCTGGTAACGATTCTGATGTCGATCAGTATGGTGCTGTACCAACAAATCCCAACAGTGGAGAACTTAATGATGCAGATGTGTATCAATTAGGAGACTTAAACGAAGCTACAGTCAAGCAGGCTGGAGACCGTAATCTTGGAGATACTTACCAAGAGGGTAATCGTAACAGAGCTAGAATTGATCAAGGAGTCAATTTTGCAGAAGATAACATAGCTTATGCAAATCAGCTTGGTAATCGAAACAGATCTAATCAAATCCAACGATTTGATAATAATTTTTCAGATACTGATCAAGACGGAAACAGAAACAGAGGGAGACAATACCAAAGTTCTGGTCCTAATCAATCACCTGGTAACACTGCTTATTTGACACAGTTAGGTAATAGAAACTATTCAAATCAAGATCAGGTTGGTAACGATAATTTTAGTGATGTAAACCAAACAGGAAACGATAACGAGTCAAGAGTATTCCAAGTTGGTATCAATAACGCATCAAATGTAGATCAAACAGGAGACTTAAACGAGTCTTATGTGTCGCAAACCGGAGATGATAACATTGATGATACAGATCAAACAGGAGACAGTAATTATGCTTCAACTATTCAAAATGGAAATTTAAATAACTCTACTACCTTACAATTAGGAAATAATAACAATAGTCTAGTAGATCAAAATGGATTTTCACATTTAAGCAATGTCTACCAAGCTGGAGATTTAAATTCAAGTACTGTAAGTCAAAACGGTACTACACATGTAAGTGATGTAGATCAAATAGGTGATTCTAATTCATCTATTGTTACTCAAAACGACTAGTAATAATAGTTTTACTTTAATTTCAATATATAAAAGGACTCTTAATTTAAGAGTCTTTTTT is a window of Olleya sp. YS DNA encoding:
- a CDS encoding glutamine synthetase III, producing the protein MSTLRFHAIKESLKHKPIVIKEKQRRSEIFGANVFGEATMRQYLTKEALSSVMDAIQFGKKIDRVIADHISTGMKEWAISKGATHYTHWFQPLTGATAEKHDAFFETIGNGLAIEKFGGGQLVQQEPDASSFPNGGIRNTFEARGYTAWDPTSPAFIYGTTLCIPTVFVAYTGEALDYKTPLLRALQAVDSAAVAVCKYFDKNVKKVNASLGWEQEYFLIDRDLAMSRPDIVQTGRTLLGHSPAKGQQLDDHYFGTIPNRAMSFMRDLETECMLLGIPVKTRHNEVAPNQFELAPIYDEANLAVDHNSLLMDVMDKIADRHNFKVLFHEKPFAGVNGSGKHNNWSLSTDTGVNLLSPGKTPMSNLQFLTFFINTIKAVHENEELLRASIASASNDHRLGANEAPPAIISVFIGAQLTKTLNELENVTDGKLSPEEKTDLKLNVVGKIPDVLLDNTDRNRTSPFAFTGNKFEFRAVGSTANCANPMTVLNAIVAKQLIDFKREADALIDKKGMKKDDAVFNVLREYIKQSKAILFEGNGYGEAWEKEAKKRGLSNNKTTPDALKARISKKTLQLFDELGVMNTIEAEARYEIEIEEYTMRIQIEGRVLGDIARNHIVPTAVKYQNLLIDNVKGLKEIYGNDYKKLAQEQLNLIEEISSHIANINSNVTKMTEARRKANSITNETKKALEYCKTVKPLFDDIRYHCDKLELLVDDELWPLTKYRELLFTK
- a CDS encoding glutamine synthetase beta-grasp domain-containing protein; translation: MSKSKLEYIWLDGYFPTQNMRSKTKVENDFSGKLEDCPIWSFDGSSTKQASGGSSDCLLKPVAIYPDPARRDGYLVMTEVLNADGTPHISNGRATIEDEDNDFWFGFEQEYFIMDTKTQLPLGFPIGGYPAPQGMYYCSVGGKNTHGRDLVEEHADLCIDAGLNFEGINQEVASGQWEFQLFAKGAKKAGDEIWIARYLLDRLTEQYGYYIEYHPKPLGKDMDWNGSGMHANFSNTVLRTCGSQETYEKICEAFRPVVKEHIAVYGEFNDQRLTGDHETASINDFSYGVSDRGASIRIPIITVEKGWKGWLEDRRPASNGDPYKIAGRIIKTVKSANIT